The following coding sequences lie in one Leptospira inadai serovar Lyme str. 10 genomic window:
- a CDS encoding LIC_13029 family protein: MGEVQSKHPSSSYLLEPSDLKTLKDKKTSREISLLLYRVIFRSDEVRTGAIKIVKEPFIRTHSNHPEQFPLLDRTKFVRDMISYFKASTVLPPEKLESFFTGIHAAFQSEIRYLLGKTTQFTFDIMFQVIESILQEMNHPEDQRTVDVKDRETILKHFRAYNDLSKVFNKMGTSKAVIDKKDEIITDISITHKDITIISIENMFRNILAQILLSRKYNCGTLIDKWSNEYGFGPEQAHSMRAYISEAAALTDFRTQYANALRAIKPENEMDLMFLRTLSNYYSSWVTQVSEQIPA, encoded by the coding sequence ATGGGAGAAGTCCAGAGCAAGCACCCTAGTAGCAGCTATCTGCTCGAGCCTTCCGATCTCAAAACCTTAAAAGACAAGAAGACTTCGCGGGAAATTTCCCTTCTGTTATATCGGGTAATCTTTCGTTCGGACGAGGTAAGAACGGGAGCGATTAAGATCGTTAAAGAACCTTTTATCCGTACGCATTCCAATCATCCCGAACAATTCCCTCTACTCGATCGAACCAAATTCGTAAGAGATATGATCTCCTACTTTAAAGCTTCCACCGTTCTCCCTCCGGAAAAACTAGAGTCTTTTTTTACCGGGATTCATGCTGCCTTTCAAAGCGAGATCCGTTACTTACTGGGCAAAACGACCCAATTCACTTTCGACATTATGTTTCAGGTTATAGAATCGATTCTTCAAGAGATGAATCATCCCGAAGACCAAAGGACGGTGGATGTAAAAGATCGCGAGACGATTTTAAAGCACTTTAGGGCTTATAATGATCTCTCCAAAGTTTTTAATAAAATGGGAACTTCCAAAGCCGTAATCGATAAAAAGGACGAGATCATAACGGATATTTCGATCACGCATAAGGATATTACGATCATTTCCATAGAAAATATGTTCCGAAACATATTGGCTCAAATACTGCTCTCGAGAAAATACAATTGCGGAACTCTGATCGATAAGTGGTCGAATGAATATGGATTCGGACCGGAGCAGGCACATTCGATGCGGGCGTATATTTCCGAAGCCGCGGCTCTTACGGATTTTCGAACTCAGTATGCGAACGCATTGAGAGCCATCAAACCGGAAAACGAAATGGACCTGATGTTTTTACGGACTCTCTCCAATTATTATTCTTCCTGGGTCACTCAAGTCTCCGAACAAATCCCCGCCTGA
- a CDS encoding HAMP domain-containing methyl-accepting chemotaxis protein — MSVKTKLIIGFSTVLSLQVLVAGFAGIRFFQMNEATTNVINVSAKKAAMGIDIRTLLLMITRAEKNSILSTEEGEMKVYIADAYRYSTEVEKLYGDIYPLLSVAGKKDMDEIRSNLFPAYKKDLKIVLDLAFLNKNVEARKISQTILRNHFDKIEKLLGQIIQRAEKEQEQANKFTDELSSSTLTLMAIVSVSAILIGIAFSTWITLSVNKALSTALEVVNSVSAAAAQVSATAFSLSQAANEQAASLEETTAAVEEMSSTIEQNSHNAKETNSMAESSAKDASKGRKSVLETLTAMRKISAKINIIEEIAYQTNLLALNAAIEAARAGKHGKGFAVVADEVRKLAERSQVAAQEINGLSKDSVDRAEDAGKLIEEIVPSIEQTAKLIQEITVSSDEQARGITQINTAMIQLDQSTQENAAASEELASTSNELSEQAEILLRVMGTLIKIKEDVLKAAELNRRNKKSKEQSRKNSATPQIASHHFDIKRAASHFGTPKTNASKGGNGKREFQSLLEESESSVDEEFAASSEETNSEIKL, encoded by the coding sequence ATGAGTGTTAAAACAAAACTGATAATAGGATTTTCGACGGTACTCAGCTTGCAAGTGTTGGTCGCCGGTTTCGCAGGAATACGTTTTTTTCAGATGAACGAGGCTACCACGAACGTCATCAATGTATCCGCAAAGAAAGCCGCCATGGGAATAGACATTCGGACCTTATTGCTCATGATTACGCGAGCCGAAAAGAACAGCATTCTGTCTACGGAAGAAGGCGAGATGAAGGTATACATCGCCGATGCATACCGCTATTCTACGGAAGTGGAAAAATTATATGGGGATATTTATCCTTTATTAAGCGTCGCAGGCAAAAAGGACATGGATGAAATCAGATCCAATCTTTTTCCCGCCTATAAGAAAGATCTAAAAATCGTATTGGATCTGGCTTTCTTGAATAAAAACGTGGAGGCTAGAAAAATATCTCAAACGATCCTTCGAAACCATTTCGATAAAATCGAAAAATTATTGGGGCAGATCATCCAGAGAGCCGAAAAGGAGCAGGAACAGGCGAACAAATTCACGGATGAGCTATCTTCAAGCACCCTCACGCTGATGGCGATCGTATCGGTTTCCGCAATTCTGATCGGAATCGCATTTTCAACTTGGATCACTCTAAGCGTTAATAAAGCGTTATCGACCGCCTTGGAAGTCGTCAATTCGGTCTCCGCCGCGGCCGCGCAAGTGTCGGCTACCGCGTTTTCTCTAAGTCAAGCTGCCAACGAACAGGCCGCAAGTTTGGAGGAAACGACCGCGGCCGTCGAAGAGATGTCCTCCACCATCGAACAAAATTCGCATAATGCAAAAGAGACCAATTCAATGGCGGAAAGTTCCGCAAAAGACGCAAGTAAGGGAAGAAAATCGGTTTTAGAAACGTTGACCGCCATGCGGAAAATATCCGCTAAAATTAATATTATAGAAGAGATCGCCTATCAAACGAATCTTCTCGCACTAAATGCGGCTATCGAAGCTGCAAGAGCGGGTAAACACGGAAAAGGATTCGCGGTAGTAGCCGACGAGGTAAGAAAGCTTGCCGAGCGCAGCCAGGTCGCCGCGCAGGAAATCAACGGACTATCCAAGGATTCCGTGGATCGCGCCGAAGATGCGGGAAAACTAATAGAGGAAATCGTACCGAGCATCGAACAAACCGCAAAGCTAATCCAAGAGATTACAGTCTCATCCGACGAGCAAGCTCGAGGTATCACCCAAATCAATACGGCTATGATCCAACTAGACCAATCCACTCAAGAGAATGCCGCCGCTTCCGAGGAATTAGCTTCCACGTCCAACGAGTTAAGCGAACAAGCGGAAATTCTGTTGCGAGTGATGGGAACCTTGATTAAAATAAAGGAGGACGTCCTTAAAGCCGCGGAGTTAAATCGAAGGAACAAAAAATCGAAAGAACAATCGCGAAAAAATTCGGCAACCCCGCAGATTGCGTCCCACCACTTTGATATTAAAAGAGCGGCATCTCATTTCGGAACCCCGAAAACGAACGCGTCGAAGGGAGGCAACGGAAAGAGAGAATTTCAATCGCTTCTAGAGGAAAGCGAATCTTCCGTAGACGAAGAATTTGCCGCAAGTTCCGAAGAAACGAATAGCGAAATTAAATTATAA
- a CDS encoding chemotaxis protein CheW, producing the protein MAESDLDLLLEEDELDDEDTLENKYLIFSLGEREYGIEIKYITEIIGMQPITEVPDMPQFIKGVTNLRGKVVPLIDVRLRFRMESIPYSDRTCVIILNFEGEHLGLIVDTVREVVTISVNQTEPAPKIGDGEGNRFISCFGKVGDSVKILLDVRRLLHDEELEILHKTIPANESPIVNQGGRI; encoded by the coding sequence ATGGCAGAATCAGATTTAGATCTCTTACTGGAAGAGGACGAATTAGACGACGAAGATACACTGGAGAATAAGTACTTAATATTTTCGCTCGGCGAGAGAGAATACGGAATCGAAATAAAGTACATCACCGAAATCATAGGAATGCAGCCGATCACGGAAGTCCCGGACATGCCTCAGTTCATCAAAGGAGTGACGAATCTGCGAGGAAAAGTCGTCCCTCTCATAGACGTGCGACTACGCTTTCGAATGGAAAGTATTCCTTATTCGGATAGAACTTGCGTTATCATTTTGAATTTCGAAGGAGAACATCTCGGACTGATCGTGGATACGGTCCGGGAAGTGGTAACCATTTCCGTTAATCAAACCGAACCCGCACCCAAAATAGGCGACGGTGAGGGAAACCGTTTCATTTCCTGCTTCGGCAAGGTCGGCGACTCCGTCAAGATTCTTCTAGATGTGCGAAGGTTATTGCACGATGAAGAATTAGAAATTTTGCATAAAACGATTCCGGCGAATGAATCTCCGATCGTAAATCAAGGTGGAAGAATATGA
- a CDS encoding chemotaxis protein CheA — protein sequence MDRKTLLFEFVSEARDLIDSAEDALLSLEDEIESQGEGKPDTVNRAFRFFHTLKGSSGLLKLETVVKITHLAETLLDVLRNLPKVTELPFSEDLTHTLDLLRKIFDQIEASGSDSGFDDETETVRNLLKKRLDQISQFEKPNEPEKKAAAFGFFDEGKAGPKEKAFGFFDELEIPDDQKSKRLPISENPVPQSIATPKIEETFMPERKKDIRISTEKLDQLMDFIGELVIAESNVIHHPELENLNLEGFRSAARHLHKIVRDVQEVSLSMRMIPLSGTFQKMNRLVRDLQKRSHKQVDLRIVGEETEIDKSVVEIIQDPIIHLLRNAIDHGLESPEMRRESGKKEKGIIRLQARQSANEVWILINDDGRGLDRELILQKAREKNLIRGNGEEMSDKEVFQLIFTPGFSTAEKLTDISGRGVGMDIVLQNIRKLNGKVEIRSKKGEGTTFILRIPLTLGIIEGTIFEVGGTYLTVPTVEISELVSLKGQSIIRPYQDQEVLDLRGIYIPIIKINDLLGLRSKLDYNSPNPVLIILENDDRFLGVLVDNVLGNQNVVIKPITSSIKKTKGVSGFTILGNGRVSLILDSKFLFEKFQPPTRSDVSNVGNREKVKS from the coding sequence ATGGATCGCAAGACTCTTTTATTCGAATTCGTTTCCGAGGCCCGGGATTTAATCGATTCTGCGGAAGACGCCCTTCTCTCTCTGGAGGACGAAATCGAATCCCAGGGAGAAGGGAAACCGGACACCGTCAATAGAGCATTCCGGTTTTTTCATACGCTCAAGGGATCTTCCGGACTTCTCAAACTTGAAACAGTCGTAAAGATAACGCATTTAGCGGAAACGCTGCTGGATGTACTGCGCAATCTTCCTAAAGTGACCGAACTGCCTTTTAGCGAAGATCTAACGCATACTCTGGATTTGCTCAGGAAGATCTTCGATCAGATAGAAGCGTCCGGTTCCGATTCCGGTTTTGATGATGAAACCGAAACCGTTCGGAACCTTTTGAAAAAGAGATTGGATCAAATTTCCCAATTCGAAAAACCGAATGAACCCGAAAAGAAGGCGGCCGCCTTCGGATTTTTTGATGAAGGCAAAGCGGGCCCGAAAGAGAAAGCATTCGGTTTTTTTGATGAATTAGAAATACCGGACGATCAAAAATCGAAACGACTTCCTATTTCCGAAAATCCCGTTCCACAGTCCATCGCCACCCCGAAAATCGAAGAAACGTTTATGCCGGAACGTAAAAAAGATATCCGTATTTCGACGGAAAAACTCGATCAATTGATGGATTTTATCGGGGAACTAGTGATTGCAGAATCGAATGTGATTCATCATCCCGAACTGGAAAATTTGAACTTGGAAGGATTTCGTTCCGCAGCGAGACACCTGCACAAAATCGTCAGGGATGTACAGGAAGTCTCCCTATCTATGAGAATGATTCCCTTATCCGGTACATTCCAAAAAATGAATCGTTTGGTTCGAGACTTGCAAAAGCGATCCCATAAACAGGTGGACCTACGCATAGTGGGAGAAGAGACGGAGATAGATAAGTCCGTAGTCGAAATCATTCAGGACCCTATCATTCACTTGCTCCGAAATGCGATCGATCATGGACTGGAATCTCCCGAAATGAGAAGGGAATCCGGTAAGAAAGAAAAAGGAATCATCCGACTCCAAGCTAGACAATCCGCAAACGAAGTTTGGATTCTGATCAATGACGACGGTCGCGGCCTGGATCGGGAGCTTATCCTGCAAAAAGCCCGTGAAAAAAACCTAATACGCGGTAACGGAGAGGAAATGAGCGACAAGGAAGTTTTCCAGCTGATTTTCACCCCCGGTTTTTCCACTGCGGAAAAGCTAACCGATATCTCAGGGCGAGGAGTCGGTATGGATATCGTTCTACAAAATATCCGAAAACTGAACGGTAAGGTCGAAATACGATCTAAGAAAGGCGAAGGAACGACTTTCATTTTAAGAATTCCCTTAACGCTGGGAATAATCGAAGGTACTATCTTCGAAGTGGGAGGGACCTATCTAACCGTGCCGACCGTCGAGATAAGCGAGTTGGTAAGTCTTAAAGGCCAAAGCATTATTCGGCCATATCAAGATCAGGAAGTTTTGGACCTAAGAGGCATTTATATTCCGATTATAAAAATCAACGATCTACTCGGACTGAGATCTAAATTGGACTATAATAGCCCCAATCCCGTTTTAATCATCCTGGAGAATGACGACAGGTTCTTAGGAGTACTCGTGGATAATGTATTAGGAAATCAAAATGTAGTTATTAAACCGATTACTTCTTCCATCAAAAAAACTAAAGGCGTCAGCGGATTCACTATTCTCGGGAACGGGCGAGTAAGTTTGATTTTGGACTCTAAATTCTTATTCGAAAAATTTCAGCCTCCGACTCGCAGCGATGTTAGTAATGTCGGCAATCGAGAAAAAGTAAAATCTTAA
- a CDS encoding response regulator, whose product MVKILCVDDAPTVLKLLEFTLSEEGYSVTKASGPDEAMAKIESEGPFDLGIFDVNMPGKTGIELTKDVLRTEKGKNTKILILTTESSDAMKSAGKDAGARGWMTKPFNDEDLLMAVKKLLTI is encoded by the coding sequence ATGGTTAAGATTCTATGTGTCGACGATGCGCCCACCGTATTAAAGCTTCTGGAATTCACCCTTTCCGAGGAAGGATATTCGGTTACGAAAGCCTCCGGGCCTGACGAAGCGATGGCCAAGATCGAAAGCGAGGGACCGTTCGATCTAGGGATCTTCGACGTTAATATGCCCGGAAAAACCGGGATCGAACTCACCAAGGACGTTTTGCGGACGGAGAAAGGAAAGAACACGAAAATTCTCATCTTGACTACCGAATCAAGCGACGCAATGAAGTCGGCTGGAAAAGACGCAGGGGCAAGAGGATGGATGACAAAACCGTTTAACGACGAAGATTTATTAATGGCCGTAAAGAAATTACTTACGATCTAA
- a CDS encoding acyltransferase family protein, whose protein sequence is MKQELLNDSFASKRLLSIDALRGFTVAGMILVNNPGSWSAIYSPLRHAKWFGCTPTDLVFPFFLFSVGVSIPFSTIGNGGTFFKILKRASILIFIGLFLHWFGEWSMDRLRIPGVLQRIGLVYFISAIAYRSASFRTRIMICISILFGYWILLEFAPPPGAGSPSLSPGKDWGAWLDRIVFGENHLWKSSKTWDPEGLLGSLSAVATTFLGIFFGEVLKKDSDTKGNIQKTAFTFILAAIVLMLVGWIWHQFFPMNKSLWTSSFVLWTGGSAALLLSLFLLLESSSMKSKDLLFSPWIPFGRNAILVFFVSGIWARTLNLIHVRNSGESINLKTFLFQNGFLVWAPTSEFASLAYASSNVLLWFGILYVLDKKKLYWKI, encoded by the coding sequence GTGAAACAAGAATTATTAAACGACTCGTTTGCTAGTAAGAGGCTTTTATCCATCGATGCGTTGAGGGGATTTACCGTTGCCGGTATGATTCTCGTAAATAATCCCGGGTCCTGGTCGGCCATTTATTCTCCGCTGAGACATGCTAAGTGGTTCGGGTGTACCCCGACCGATTTGGTGTTTCCTTTTTTTCTCTTTTCAGTCGGCGTTTCTATTCCGTTTTCCACTATCGGGAACGGCGGGACTTTTTTTAAAATCCTGAAACGGGCTTCGATTCTGATTTTCATCGGACTATTTCTGCATTGGTTCGGAGAATGGAGTATGGACCGACTCAGAATTCCCGGAGTTCTTCAGCGAATCGGTTTGGTCTATTTTATCTCCGCGATCGCCTATCGCTCTGCGAGTTTCCGGACTCGCATTATGATTTGTATATCGATTCTTTTCGGATATTGGATCTTATTGGAATTCGCCCCGCCTCCTGGTGCCGGTTCCCCGAGTTTGTCCCCGGGGAAGGATTGGGGGGCGTGGTTGGATCGAATCGTTTTCGGGGAAAATCATCTTTGGAAGTCCTCTAAGACCTGGGATCCTGAAGGTTTGCTTGGCTCTCTTAGCGCCGTCGCCACGACTTTCTTAGGAATTTTTTTCGGAGAGGTTTTGAAAAAGGATTCGGATACAAAGGGAAATATTCAAAAAACTGCATTTACCTTCATCCTTGCCGCGATCGTACTTATGCTAGTCGGATGGATTTGGCACCAATTCTTTCCGATGAACAAAAGTCTTTGGACTTCCAGCTTCGTATTATGGACGGGAGGGTCGGCTGCTCTCTTGCTTTCGTTGTTTCTTTTACTCGAATCCTCTTCCATGAAAAGCAAGGATTTACTGTTCTCACCATGGATTCCTTTCGGTAGGAACGCAATCCTCGTTTTTTTCGTATCGGGAATTTGGGCAAGAACTTTGAACTTAATCCATGTCCGAAACTCCGGAGAATCGATAAACCTCAAGACGTTTTTGTTTCAAAATGGATTTCTGGTCTGGGCCCCTACGTCGGAATTCGCATCTTTGGCATATGCGTCGAGTAACGTGCTTCTTTGGTTCGGAATTTTATACGTGTTAGACAAGAAGAAGTTGTACTGGAAAATCTGA
- a CDS encoding DUF2804 domain-containing protein, producing MNKIIGPDNQVRYGVWETPIEFNHNDFRLLDFFGKEITGLKRRFAFHTFNYLGLLMEDSIVGIAAVSLGYAYNVFAYLYRFDEGKVYEFNTKGPDLGLALKFPANPDEYRIQFRKGKSFLEIRKSHSEGILSLEAKFDGKLEISGEFPYSLNTHNPLRVLNPSEPTRWTFTEKCSPLSPTRLSVRYLEKELVRDPNKSTLVYDWSGGYLRRETNWYWAAFSSVLPNKTKIGANFAALVNETFFSENAFWINAKQQRVDRCIFDFSQEDPYKPWRLWDEAGRLRLEFKPVGERREKMNLIFTKLYFRQFVGKFSGTFRPDLGKEISFKNVWGFTEFHRSLW from the coding sequence ATGAACAAAATCATCGGGCCCGATAATCAAGTTAGGTACGGCGTTTGGGAAACTCCGATCGAATTTAATCATAACGATTTCCGTCTTCTGGATTTTTTCGGGAAGGAGATTACAGGATTAAAAAGGCGATTTGCATTCCATACATTCAATTATCTCGGTCTCCTGATGGAAGATTCGATAGTCGGAATTGCTGCGGTCAGTCTCGGTTATGCATATAACGTATTCGCTTATCTTTATCGCTTTGACGAAGGGAAAGTATACGAATTTAATACTAAGGGGCCGGATCTCGGGTTAGCGCTAAAATTCCCCGCAAATCCGGACGAGTATCGGATTCAATTTAGAAAAGGAAAATCATTCTTAGAGATTCGTAAATCCCACTCCGAAGGAATTTTATCCTTAGAGGCAAAGTTCGACGGAAAGTTGGAGATTTCCGGAGAATTCCCATATTCCCTAAATACGCATAATCCTTTGAGAGTCTTGAATCCTTCCGAGCCGACTCGTTGGACCTTCACCGAAAAATGCTCCCCGTTATCGCCGACCCGTCTCTCCGTTCGTTATTTGGAGAAAGAGTTGGTAAGAGATCCCAATAAATCGACTTTAGTATATGATTGGTCCGGGGGATATCTAAGAAGGGAAACAAATTGGTATTGGGCGGCTTTTTCCTCCGTCTTACCTAATAAAACTAAGATCGGAGCGAATTTCGCCGCATTGGTAAACGAAACCTTTTTTTCCGAAAACGCTTTTTGGATTAATGCAAAGCAGCAACGAGTCGATCGTTGCATTTTCGATTTTTCCCAGGAAGATCCTTATAAGCCTTGGCGCTTATGGGACGAAGCAGGCAGACTAAGATTGGAATTCAAACCGGTGGGTGAACGTAGAGAAAAGATGAATCTTATTTTTACAAAATTGTATTTTAGACAATTTGTAGGGAAATTCTCCGGAACGTTCCGACCGGACCTAGGAAAAGAAATTTCTTTCAAGAATGTTTGGGGTTTTACCGAATTTCATCGCTCTCTTTGGTGA
- the cheB gene encoding chemotaxis-specific protein-glutamate methyltransferase CheB, protein MIRVYIIDDNRIVREIIAGQLSEDPRFEVVGASTATEAMRELPKVNPDVLTLDVEMPDIGGIEFLRWLMPKNPIPVIMLSSYTESGAKITLDSLEAGAIEFVPKADGSEEDFFRMILELKNKIRACARTDVNKLLRRKKLVITGFGFGDRKKVADIKLIALGASTGGTQALEFLLRNLPIGLPPIVIVQHMPPKFTTMFAARLNDISPLRIVEAENGMEISKNTVYIAPGDFHMGLDHHNTTFSLNVFKSEKVTGHRPSVNVLFRSIAASPLAEFSAAFLLTGMGKDGAEGMKAMRDRGSLTFGQDEATSVVYGMPREAFEIGAVQEQISLDSVPDKIAKLCLGEFENSI, encoded by the coding sequence ATGATTCGAGTGTACATTATCGACGATAATCGAATCGTTCGCGAAATCATAGCCGGTCAATTATCGGAAGATCCTCGTTTCGAAGTAGTGGGTGCGAGTACCGCCACGGAAGCTATGAGGGAGCTTCCGAAAGTAAATCCGGACGTTTTGACTTTAGATGTGGAAATGCCCGACATCGGCGGGATTGAATTTCTTCGATGGCTTATGCCTAAGAATCCTATTCCCGTCATTATGCTAAGCTCATATACGGAGAGCGGCGCTAAGATTACCTTAGATTCGCTCGAAGCCGGCGCCATAGAATTCGTTCCGAAGGCGGACGGGAGCGAAGAGGATTTTTTCCGAATGATTTTGGAATTAAAGAATAAGATCCGAGCTTGCGCCAGAACCGACGTAAATAAGCTCCTTCGCAGAAAGAAACTCGTAATCACAGGATTCGGTTTCGGCGATAGGAAAAAGGTCGCCGATATAAAACTGATCGCCCTAGGTGCATCGACCGGTGGAACTCAAGCGCTGGAATTCCTACTGAGGAATTTACCTATCGGCCTTCCTCCGATCGTAATCGTTCAACATATGCCTCCTAAGTTCACGACAATGTTTGCCGCCAGATTAAACGACATCTCCCCTTTGCGGATCGTCGAAGCGGAAAACGGAATGGAAATCTCTAAGAATACCGTCTATATTGCACCCGGTGATTTTCACATGGGATTAGATCATCATAATACGACCTTTTCGCTTAACGTTTTCAAAAGCGAAAAGGTGACGGGTCATCGACCATCCGTGAACGTCCTATTTCGCTCGATCGCCGCATCTCCCTTGGCGGAATTTAGCGCCGCCTTTCTATTAACGGGTATGGGTAAAGACGGAGCCGAAGGTATGAAGGCGATGCGCGATCGAGGCTCTTTAACTTTCGGGCAGGACGAAGCGACTTCGGTGGTATACGGGATGCCCAGGGAGGCATTCGAAATAGGCGCCGTTCAAGAACAGATTTCATTGGATTCCGTTCCGGATAAGATCGCAAAACTGTGTTTAGGCGAATTCGAAAATTCGATATGA